The Gloeobacter morelensis MG652769 genome contains the following window.
AGGGAGGTCAAAAACAGGGCAATCAACACCGCCCCCATCACCAGGCGCTTGGTGCGCTCGTCGAGGGCCGTCGTGTAATCGATCGGTCGCTGGTCCTGCACCACGAAGTCCCCGGTCACAAGCACGCATTTACGATGATACCGCCGGGAGCAAGATCGTCAGGACTTACCAGAGGTCGCTCCACTGTTGTTGCTGAGTGGTCTACCCCCGCACATTCGTTTGCTCACTCTGGAACAGCACTATCCGTGGAAAGGGTACTGCTGGTGACGTCTCCTCCGATAGCGATAGCACCGTCCCCGCTTGCAATGACCACCTTTTGCGCGTAGACGGCGTACAACCCGGTGTATCGGGGATCAATTTTCTGATAGGTCTCGCCGAAAGCTGAAATCGATTGCAGGAAAGTGCCGGTCCCGGCGAGATCGAGGCGGCCCTCCATCAGCTTTGACAAGCCAAATACCGCTTGGGGAAAACGGGGCACCATTTCATCGAAGTCGGTGACGACAGCTCCCTGATACTTTTCTCGAACGTAAAATTCCTCTAACCAGGCACAGGAACTCTCTAATCCTCGGCGTGAAGCGGGATCGAACGTCGCAAAGGTGACGTACTGACTTCGCTGCCCTTCAAACTCGCCTAAAAACGAAACCGCCACACTTACCTCGTAACCCAGAATACCTCGTCGTGGACGAGGGAGCTGTTCGACACCCTCGACGTGCAGATATAGCAAGGGGATGTCCCGCCTGTTGCCGAAGATGGTGGCCAACTCTTCCGAGACATAGCGCATCTCCCCTTCAAGATTGACTGGGGTGGCCCCACGGGTTGCGATACATCTTTTTAGGGAACCGTAGAAGCGGCGTGGCACCAACACAGGGAAACCCTCGTGGCAGACACCACTCGAAGAAGCTGTCATAAAGTAATGCGGTTCCTCGTCGATTTTCCTCGGGCGAAGACGCAACGCCCCTACCCCTCCTTCGAGCATGTTGGCCTTGCCGTAGGGGTCGAAGTATGTGCTCCCGTCGGGCGCTACCTGTAGGTTTTGCAAAGCATTCTCCCGGTATGATCTTGCGCCAGGGGAGTGGAACTTGCCGGGAGATACTGGGAACCACTCGAACAGGTGGAAATGTTCGAGCCTTACGCGCCTCGTGTCGTGTAGACGCTCCGCGAAGAAATAACCCCATGCCTCTTGATTGCTGGAAACCGTCAGAAGTCGGTCTTCTGGACGGTTTGAGCGGCCTGCAAAAGGAAGGCTCACCAGGTCCGCCAAGCGCTCTATCAGGCCGCCTAGCGAGTAAGTTGATTGGAGAACCCGTTTTGGTCGCTGCTTCGGTCCCCTGACCGATTCGCCCTGCCGATGGCCGAAAAGCTCCATTATCCGTGTCTCTCTGAGCAAATATGATAAACATACTGCGCCCACGCTCGGGCTGCGACCCAAGCCCACTGGCCATTTGTCATTTCTCCATCCAGTTGTGGCTGCCGGTGATGAATGTGCTGCTCGAAACGCTCCCGCCGACGGCAATGCTGCCTGCCCCACTAGCGGCCACGTTTACCCCAACAGCTCCGGCCCCCTCCAGCATCTGAGCGATCTGTTGGGCTAGAGCCTGATCCTCGCCCAAGATTTTGCTCACCTGCAACTCCAAAAAGTCCTCGGCGGCCTTCACTCCAGGAAAGGCAGCGGCTTCTTGGGCAGCGGCTGAAGCGACTGCCTTAGCTTCCACCTTGGGTGCCAGTTTGGCCCACAGCGTTTTGGCTAAGCTCCAAGCATCAGAGCCCATGGCTTTGCCGGCAGCTTCGGCAGCTTGCTTGGTGGCTTCCTTAGCCAACGACAGCAGGTGCGGCAGGAACGGGGTCAGGAAGACAGTGAGATCCTTGGATAGAGCGTCGATGGCTGTGGGATCCATATGGGACTCCTCGTGAGTAAAATCTGCGGCCATTATTTAACGAGTAGCGAGCTGTGAGCAAGTTTATGCAGTAATCCCCTTTGTTGCCGTCCAGCACCGAGCCAGACCATAACAGTTTTCTCGCCCGTCAACTCCAGCGAGAACCTGCACAGTACCATCCGAACACTGGTGAGATTTCTTCTTAGTCTTCACCCCCAAATAACTTGGCTTAACCTGTTTTCTGAGGCTTCCTTGCCACTCCTGGTCAAACGTGCCGTTAGGCCACTTTCGGTCTATTTGCCGTTCTGCCGCCAATCCCGGTGTGTAGAATAGCAGCACAGCAAAGGCAGCTTGACCTGCTTGGTAGGGATCCCAAGCTACTCTGAGTTCACTTCCGACATAGTCGCGGATATAGAATCTTAGAAGCACTGTGTCGCTTCCCATGCCCTCCTTTCACGTCCGTGTTTTTGTCAGCTCCACCTGGCTAGACCTGCAGCCGGAACGTCAGGCTATCGAGCAAACCTTGCAACGCTTTCACGAAACGAAGTTCAACGGCATGGAGCATTTCGGCAGCCGAGACGAGACCACCCGCGCGGCTTCCCTTAGCGAGGTGGACAAGAGCGATTTGTATGTCGGAGTCATAGGAAGTCGTTACGGGTCAGGCATTACTGAGGCTGAGTATCGGCGAGCACGAGAGCGGAGACTGCCCTGCTTTATCTACTGCAAAGAGGACTCTGCAGTTGCCGGTAAGTGGCAAGAGGCGGACCTTGCCAAGGCCGAAAAGCTGACCGCGTTGGTGAAGGAATTGCGCTCTAACCACACCATCACCACGTTCACACAGCCCGATGAGCTAGCGGTAAGTTTAGCGGTAGACCTGCACCGCTGGCTGTTCGAAGAGTACCTTGCTCCCCGGTTACAGATAGCAAGTGAGAGAGGGGATATCCAGACCTTGACGGGGTGACAGATAGCCTAAGAAGTGGACTGCAAGAGCATCACAGCCCGCTGACCCTCGCGATATCGTTGCCGCCATTTCTTACGCATGTCCATCAATTGCTCTACCAGTGACTGGCAGCTCGCCATCCCTTCGAGCCACACTTCACTGTGCAACCCGGCTGCAAACGTGCTGCGACGTCTAATACTTCTACCTCGCTCCGACACCCGCGACACGTACTTTTCTACTCCTTGAGCCTTCAGGCGTTGTCCACGCAACACCGACACACTCATCGCCACGGCAAGCACCAATAACAGTCGCTTGAAGCGCCGTGGCTCCACCCGCAACTTCTCCAGATTGTAACCGCCGCTTTTGCAATCTCGAAACATCTCCTCGATGCCCCAGCGACAACGGTACCAGGCAATAGCCTCTTGCGGTGTTGCCAGGTTAGTCAACAGCCACCACGGTTCGTGGTACGGCTTTCTACTGCCAGGTTGGAATCCGAGTTTACCAACGATGTTCACCGGCCCGAATCGCTTCTTCTTGACCAGAGTCACCCCTTTGTACCAAAGAGTTTGTCCAGGTTCAAGATGGATATTCGCCAGGCATCGCCAGGGTGCTTCCTCGGAGTACCGCAACCACTCGCTTTGCTTCAACCGCAGACAGTAAGCGACGTTTTCCGCCTGGAGCCACCGGGCGAAATCGACAGAACCGAACTCGCGGTCCCCGAGGACCACAATCGATTTGGAGCAGAAAAATCGGAAAACAGGCCGAAGCACACTTCTGCGCTCAGCCAAACTGGAATTGCCGTCATGGTTCAGTAGCCTCCAGTAAATGGGGATGGCGCGTTTTTGCCAGATAAGAGCAACCATCAGCAGATTGTACTTGTACCAGTTGGTGCGGTCGATAGCAAGGATAAGGCGATGAGGATTATCGGCAAAGCGTTGGATAATCAGGGCAAGCAAGGGCAGCCAGAGGTGCCAGATGTTGAGTTTGGGAAGCAGCAGAAAGCGTTGGATGGCTTTGCGCCTGCTGTCGGTCTTGATCGTCAGGGGAAGCGCCTCGGCCAGTCGTTGGATGCAGAGGTGCTGTTGACGTTGTAGAGTATGGACAAGCAGCTGAAGGAAGATGACCTGGTCGTAGGCAAGTCGCTCTTTGAGCAAGTGTTGGTAGAATAGAGGCAACATAATTTGGATATGGGGGTTTGCCCACAGTGGCAAGCCCTTCTTCTTTAGGTTACAGGCATCAAAGCAAGACGCTGCAGGCGTTCCAGCCTTTCTGTCACCCCGTCAAATCCAGACCTTACGCGAACTTGGCAGGAAAGTCCTCAACATGGACGACCTAATGGGTGCACTGGGGAAGCGAGGTGTCCACGTCACTGGCGACGTCGTACAGAGCTTGAT
Protein-coding sequences here:
- a CDS encoding DUF4062 domain-containing protein is translated as MPSFHVRVFVSSTWLDLQPERQAIEQTLQRFHETKFNGMEHFGSRDETTRAASLSEVDKSDLYVGVIGSRYGSGITEAEYRRARERRLPCFIYCKEDSAVAGKWQEADLAKAEKLTALVKELRSNHTITTFTQPDELAVSLAVDLHRWLFEEYLAPRLQIASERGDIQTLTG
- a CDS encoding IS4 family transposase — translated: MLPLFYQHLLKERLAYDQVIFLQLLVHTLQRQQHLCIQRLAEALPLTIKTDSRRKAIQRFLLLPKLNIWHLWLPLLALIIQRFADNPHRLILAIDRTNWYKYNLLMVALIWQKRAIPIYWRLLNHDGNSSLAERRSVLRPVFRFFCSKSIVVLGDREFGSVDFARWLQAENVAYCLRLKQSEWLRYSEEAPWRCLANIHLEPGQTLWYKGVTLVKKKRFGPVNIVGKLGFQPGSRKPYHEPWWLLTNLATPQEAIAWYRCRWGIEEMFRDCKSGGYNLEKLRVEPRRFKRLLLVLAVAMSVSVLRGQRLKAQGVEKYVSRVSERGRSIRRRSTFAAGLHSEVWLEGMASCQSLVEQLMDMRKKWRQRYREGQRAVMLLQSTS